In Halobacteroides halobius DSM 5150, the genomic window ATTGAAGATAGAAGAGGAGCAAGAGAAAGGAATTACTGGTACTGATTTTAAGGTATCATTAGAACATAGCCACCATCACTTTGATGAAGATGATCACCACCATCATCCACACAGAAATTTAGCTGATATAGAAGAGATTATTGAGTCTAGTCAGTTGAGTAATTATGTTAAAAATTTAAGTAAGGATATATTTAGAGAAGTTGCTGAAGCTGAGGCTAAAGTACATAATAAGCCTTTAGATCAGGTTCACTTCCATGAAGTAGGTGCACTAGACTCTATTATTGATATTGTAGGAGCTGCTATCTGTATTGAGCAGTTGAATGTAGATCAGATTATTGTCTCCCCCTTACATACAGGAACTGGATTTGTTCACTGTGCTCATGGTAATATTCCAGTTCCAGCCCCAGCTACTTTAGAGATTTTAGATGGAGTCCCTGTTTATTCAACAGGAATAAAGAGTGAACTGGTAACACCAACTGGTGCTGCGATAGCTAAGACTTTAGCAGGTGAATTTAAGCCATTACCTGAAATGCAAATTGAACAGGTAGGTTATGGAATTGGTGATAAAGAATTAGAAATTAGTAATCTATTACGTGTGGTGTTAGGTAAAAAAAAAGTAAGACTAAGTTAATGATGTTGGAAACAAATATTGATGATATGAATCCAGAAATTTATTCTTATTTATTTCCTAAATTATTTGAAACAGGAGCTTTAGATGTTTATCTGACTAATATTATGATGAAGAAGAATAGACCAGGGGTTAAAGTTAATGTGTTATGTCAGTTAGAAGATACTTCTCAATTAGAAGAGATTATATTTAGAGAAACAACAACTTTAGGGATTCGGAAGTATGAAGTAGAACGTAAAGCATTAAAGCGTAAATTTTATCAACTCGAAACTTTATTTGGAGAGATAACTATTAAAGTAGCTTATTATCAAGGCGAACTAATCAAGTATGCTCCAGAGTATGAAGAGTGTAAGAAGATAGCACAAAGCTTAGAGGTACCAGTGAAGAAAGTATATAATCAAGCATTAGTTACAGCCAAAGAGGAATTAACTGATGATTAAATCAACTTGACAATGACTGGTTTTTAATTTATACTACTCACATAAGTTAACGACTTTTATGATTATTAAAATATAAAATTGAAGATTGTATTTCGTATATCTTTGGGAATAGGGCCCGAAAGTTTCTACCAGCTAGCCGCAAACTAGCTGACTACGAAATAGTAGTTTTTAGGGGTGAGCTGGCTTCAGTTGGCCCTTAAATGCTTCTATTTCCCCAAGTTTGGTCCTAGTTTAGGATTATAGCTTGGGGTTTTTGGTTTATAATAAAGCTAGGAGGGACAAAATGGCACACAAAAGAGATCATGAACTGGTTTTAGTTTTGGATTTTGGAGGTCAATATAGTAAATTAATTGCCCGTAGAATAAGAGAAGGGAATGTTTATTCTGAAGTAGTACCATATGATATTTCTCTAGAAAAGATTAAGAGTTTGGATCCAATAGGAATTGTTTTTTCTGGGGGGCCAGCTAGTGTATATAGTAAAGATACTCCTGATGTTGATTCAGAAATATTTGCGTTAGGAATTCCTATTTTAGGGATTTGTTATGGCATGCAACTAATGTGTCATACTTTGGCTGGAGGTAAGGTAGAAGCAGCAGATGAGAGAGAATATGGTCGAGCTATCTTAAAGGTTAGGCAGGAATTAGGTTTATTAGCTGGGATGAGAGAAAATTTAGAATGTTGGATGAGCCATGGGGATAGAGTAACAGAATTACCTGATGGGTTTGAGATTATAGGAGAGACTTCTAATTCTCCAGTGGCTGCAATTGGAGATCAAAAGAGAGGCTTTTATGGGGTGCAATTTCACCCTGAGGTAGTGCATACATCACGTGGAACAGAGATTATTAATAACTTCTTATCTAATGTTTGCAATGCTAGTGGAGATTGGACAACCTCTAACTTTATTGAAGAGACAGTAGAGGAAATTAAAGCAAAGGTTGGAAGTAAGCAAGTAATCTGTGGTTTATCAGGAGGAGTTGATTCTTCTGTAGCTGCAGCTTTGGTTCATAAGGCAATTGGGGATCAGCTGACATGTATTTTTGTGGACCATGGTTTATTAAGAAAGAATGAAGCTCAAGAAGTAAAAGAAACTTTTGGGAAAGAGTTTGATATGAATTTAATAGCCATTGATGCTCAAGAGAGATTTTTATCTCAACTAGAGGGTGTGGCTGATCCAGAGCAGAAGAGAAAAGTTATAGGGACTGAATTTATTCGTGTCTTTGAAGAAGAAGCAAAAAAAGTTGGTAATGCTCAATATCTAGTACAGGGAACAATTTATTCTGATGTGATTGAAAGTGGAGGTAGTGAATCTGCTTCTACAATTAAAAGTCACCACAATGTAGGTGGACTACCAGAAGATATGGAGTTTAAGTTAGTTGAACCACTGCGTGAATTATTCAAGGATGAAGTTAGAGAAGTGGGAGAAGAGTTAGGATTACCTGAAGAAATTGTTTGGCGTCAGCCTTTTCCTGGTCCAGGATTAGGAATTAGGGTCTTACGAGAAATAACACCAGAGAAAGTAAGAATTTTAAAGGAAGCTGATGCTATTTTTAGAGAAGAGATTAAGCAGGCTGGTTTAAGTCGTGATATTTGGCAATACTTTGCTGTACTACCTCCAATGCGTAGTGTAGGGGTGATGGGGGACGAAAGAACTTACTCTTATACAATTGGGCTGCGAGCAGTAAAGAGTAAAGATGCTATGACAGCTGATTGGGCCAAAATACCTCATGATCTATTAGAAAAAATATCTCGGCAAATTACTAATCGAGTTCCAGAAGTTAATCGAATAGTATATGATATTACATCTAAACCTCCAGCAACTATTGAATGGGAATAGGAAGAAATTTTAGAAATCGAGAGATGAATTATCGTATTATAATCTACAACTAATAATTATAGTTCGGGTTATTACGAATAAAATTATATTAAATAATAAAAATATTAATATTTTTCTTGAAATTCAGATAAAAATATGCTAATATAATCTTGTCGAAACCAAAAAGACAAATATTATAAAAATATAATTCCGTATAATCTCGGGAATAGGGCCCGGAAGTTTCTACCGACTAGCCACAAACTGGTCGACTACGGGATAGTAATAGATTAATAATCATATTCTATCCTAACTTCTAAGTAATAAGTCCTAAGTGGATTATAACTTAGAAGTTTTGTATTTTAGAAAGGGGAATTTATATGACAAAATTATTAAATTCAGTATTCGCTTTAGAAAAACACAATACTGATGTTAAGACTGAGGTAGTGGCTGGAATAACAACTTTTATGACTATGGCTTATATTATTTTTGTTAATCCTGGAATTGTTGCAGAAACAGGAATGCCTTTTGAAGCGGTAATGATTGCTACGGCTATATCAGCTGCTTTTTCTACATTATGTATGGCTTTTTTAGCTAATTATCCTTTCGCTTTAGCACCTGGTATGGGACTTAATGCTTATTTTACCTATACTGTTGTATTAGGAATGGGGCTTAGCTGGCAAGAAGCTTTAGGTGCTGTATTTATTTCTGGGATAATCTTTTTAGCTTTAACTTTAACTAAAGTTAGACAGACAATTATTAATTCTATGCCCCAAACTTTAAAGTCAGCTGTTAGTGCAGGGATTGGTTTGTTTATTGCTTTTATTGGTATGCAAAATGCTGGAGTAGTAGTTAATAGTGGTGCTACTTTAGTTACTTTAGGTAACTTAACCAATCCTAGTGCTATCTTAGCAATTGTAGGGATTATTATTACTGGATTATTAATGGCTAAGGATATTAAAGGAAGCATTTTACTTGGAATTATAATTATAACAGTACTAGGAATTCCGCTGGGAATAACTGAACTTCCAACAGGAATAGTTAAGGTTCCTAGTTTTGCTGATTGGGCTCCAGTAGTTTTTAAGGCTGATATTACAGGAGCATTAAATCAAGGAATTTTAACTATAGTATTTGCTTTCTTATTTGTTGATTTATTTGATACAGCAGGGACTTTAATAGGAGTTAGTCATCAGGCAGGTTTCTTAGATAAAGATGGTAACTTACCTAAAGCTGATAAGGCTTTATTAGCTGATTCAATTGGAACGATTGGTGGATCAATGATGGGAACACCAACAGTAACAACTTATGTTGAATCAGCTTCTGGAGTAGCTCAAGGTGGGAGAACAGGATTAACAGGTGTAATTGTGGCTTTATGTTTTATTTTATCTATTTTCTTTACTCCAATAATTAAAATTGTACCGGCAGCAGCAACAGCACCAGCTTTAATTATTGTTGGTTCTATCATGTTAGAAAATGTAACGGAGATTGATTGGGAAAATATCGCTGAAGCTTTACCTGGTTTTGTAACAATTATTGCTATGCCTTTCACTTATTCGATTGCAACAGGAATTTCTTTAGGATTTATTTTATATCCAATTATGAAGTTTTTTCATGGTGAAGGTGATGAGGTGCACTGGATTATTTATTTATTAGGTGCGTTATTTATTTTGAAATATATGTATTTATAATGAAATCAATTTTAACCCTCCTCTAAATGAGGAGGCTTTTTATGTATATTTTTATTATTTTAGTCAGATACTAATCCTTAATTGAGAGTGTAGAAAGAGGAGGGTAAGTTATGGATGTAACAGAACAAGGAACTAAAAAAGATTTGTTAGAGAAGGGAGCAGTTTTACAACGAGATGGAACTTATGCTATTGCACCACATAGTCCAGGCGGCATTATGCAACCTGAAGAATTAATCAAAATAGGTGAAGTGGCTAAAAAATATGATGCAGCTGTTGTAAAGGCGACCAGTTCACAAAGAATTGCTATTGTAGGTTTGCAAGAGGATGATATAGATAAGGCATGGGTAGATTTAGGAATGGATCCTGGATATGCAATAGGTATTTGTGTTAGAAGTGTGAAATTTTGCCCGGGAACAACCTTTTGTAAGCGAGGTCAACAGGACTCTGTATCTTTAGGGATGGAGCTAGATGAAAGATATCATGGAGTAACATTACCTGGCAAATTTAAGATGGGAGTTAGTGGATGTGCAAATAAATGTATGGATACTGAATTTAGAGATATTGGATTGATGGGTACTGCTAAAGGATTTAGTATCTATGTTGGAGGCCATGGTGGTCGTAAGGCACGATTAGGCGATTTGTTAGTTCATAATCAAACTCCAGAAGAATCATTAGCTATAATTGATAATATAGTTAATTATTTTAAAAAACATGGTAATAAGAGAGAAAGATTAGGTGTATTTATTGATCGGATAGGATTTGATGAGTTTAAAAGTAATGTATTACTTGCATAACTAGAAAAGTTTTGGTATATTAAGTATGCATAAGAGATAATTTTAGTTTATCACTATAAGATTATAAGTTTATAAGGAGGGGTATCTATGCGTAGTAAGTTAGTATGTAGAGATTGTGGAACTAAGAATTATACTGTGGACTTTTATTGTAAAAGTTGTAGTAGTGATTTGGTAGAACAGAAGCAAGCGAGTATTTCTACTCCATTGCATAAATTAATTACTGCTGTTTTTGCTCTTTAATTTATTTTAAACCAGCCTTTGGGCTGGTTTTTTATTTTGTGTGCTCTGTAGTCTATGATGATAGTAGGTGTAAGTCCTGCCTATTCTGGAAGAATGGATAATATGGTTGAGATATTGTGGCACTCACAGACGAAATGGGTGAGCAAACGGAGAAAACAAACGTCAACCTAAGTTAATAAAGAACAGGATATGAAGCCAACAGTAACAGGGTGTTCATCGTGAGATGTAATCTGAAGAGTTTGAGGCGAAAAATCAGTCCGGAACAATATGTGAACCGAAGGTGGCATTCATTAGTGACGACTCACCAAAATAATGGGGAAGTCCAAGGCTAACTTATAGACCATAGGAATATGTTAGGCTAATGAGTGTGATTATGGTCGGAATGATTGGAATATAGCATAGGTGACCAGAGGATGCTCTAATATGGTCTTTATAGAAATTTATAAAGATAAGTGATGATATAACCTGAATAGGGAAAGTCAAAGCGATGAAATATTAGAGTTCAGAAGCTATCATAGTAGTGAAAAAAAAATCAATGAAAGTTGATTACAGTGAAGGATAGCCAGGTTATTGAAGTTTAGAATTGAGTGTTGATGGTATTTAAATCAAAATGGTTTAAACATTGTTAAAGACAATAAGTCTTAAAAGAAATAGCGGACAGAAAATCATAACTGGAAGCGTGATGAATTTAAGAAAAACCATGACCTAAGTAGTAGTAAACTAAGAGGTGCGATTGGCGAGAGCTTAGAAGACGTGCTTAGGAATGCTACGAATATAGGGGTTTAGATATTAAGACAGGATAGGAAGAACTGGTAAGTCGTGAGGTAGGATAGGTGAAAAAAAATTAGTTCGCTATATAGTATAAAAGATTTAGTGACTAAGAAAAGACATTTACATTGTGCAGCTCAGAAAGTTTTGAATAATGGTGGTTGTGGAGGGATTGACGGTGTAGAAGTTGAAGAATTTAGAGAAAATTACACTAAGAATATGAGTGCTTTATATCGCCAGTTAACAGAAGATAGATATGAGCCACAACCAGTTCTAAGAACGTATATCTCAAAAGGAAATGGAGAACAAAGACCACTAGGTATTCCAGTAATTAAAGACCGAATTGCCCAACAAGCAGTGAAACAGATTCTAGAGATACACTTTGAAGAAATATTCTGCGACTGTTCTTATGGTTTTAGACCTAATAGGTCAACCGAAGATGCAATTAAGAAAGTAGAAGAATATAAAGAACAAGGTTATAATTGGGTATTAGACGCAGATGTCAAATCTTACTTTGATACAATAGACCATGAAATTTTAATGGAGCTGATAGCAGAGGAAGTAAGTGATGGTTGGATATTAGATATTATTAGGTCGTGGCTTACTATAGGTGTCATGACTGAGCAAGGGAAGAGAAGAAACAACGGAGGGAACTCCACAAGGAGGCGTAATTTCTCCACTTTTAGCAAATATCTACCTACATCACTTTGATAAGAAAATGACGCGTCGAGGATATAAGATAGTTAGATTTGCCGATGACTTTATAATTATGGCTAAGAGTAAAGCTAAAGCAGAACGTGCTTTGGAAGTAACTCGCCAGATTATAGAAAATGAATTAAACTTAAGACTACATCCTCGGAAAACAGTAATTACGAATTTTGATGATGGGTTTAAATTTCTAGAATTTAGATTTTATAATGGTGATTATAAAATGCCAAAAGAGAGCTCTATTAAAAGTTTCAAGGATAAAGTAAGAAAGAAAACCAAAAGGAATAGATCAATAGGAGTAGCTGTAATGATTGATGAACTTAATTTAATTATTACTTAATTTAATTATTAGAGGTTGGGGTAATAGCTTTCTACTAGGAAATGTTAAAGGACTATATAAAAAGTTAGATGGTTGGATAAGAATGAGAGTACGTTGTTTTATAGAAGGAAAGAAGGCGAAAGGACAGAATTATCGCCTTCCTAATAAAATATTAAGAGATTTAGGACTAGAATCACTGCTTACCGATGTGCTTTAGACAAGAGTAAAATATACATTTGTGGCAACACAAAGACGATAACTTACTCTCTGTTAAGGAGCAACAATGACCGAAAGCTGTATACGGGAGAACCGTACGTGCAGTTTGACAAGAGGTCCCAGCCGTGAGGCTGGTCCTACTTTATTAGAAGATATAAATTATTATATTATCTAGCAGGTATTTTAACTAATTATCTCTAATATCATAATTAAGTACGAATTTTTAAATCATGTACGATTATAGAGTGTAGCATAATTGGAGGGATAATTAAGTGGATACTAATCAGTTTATTATTTTTAAAGT contains:
- the guaA gene encoding glutamine-hydrolyzing GMP synthase; the protein is MAHKRDHELVLVLDFGGQYSKLIARRIREGNVYSEVVPYDISLEKIKSLDPIGIVFSGGPASVYSKDTPDVDSEIFALGIPILGICYGMQLMCHTLAGGKVEAADEREYGRAILKVRQELGLLAGMRENLECWMSHGDRVTELPDGFEIIGETSNSPVAAIGDQKRGFYGVQFHPEVVHTSRGTEIINNFLSNVCNASGDWTTSNFIEETVEEIKAKVGSKQVICGLSGGVDSSVAAALVHKAIGDQLTCIFVDHGLLRKNEAQEVKETFGKEFDMNLIAIDAQERFLSQLEGVADPEQKRKVIGTEFIRVFEEEAKKVGNAQYLVQGTIYSDVIESGGSESASTIKSHHNVGGLPEDMEFKLVEPLRELFKDEVREVGEELGLPEEIVWRQPFPGPGLGIRVLREITPEKVRILKEADAIFREEIKQAGLSRDIWQYFAVLPPMRSVGVMGDERTYSYTIGLRAVKSKDAMTADWAKIPHDLLEKISRQITNRVPEVNRIVYDITSKPPATIEWE
- a CDS encoding NAD(P)/FAD-dependent oxidoreductase — translated: MDVTEQGTKKDLLEKGAVLQRDGTYAIAPHSPGGIMQPEELIKIGEVAKKYDAAVVKATSSQRIAIVGLQEDDIDKAWVDLGMDPGYAIGICVRSVKFCPGTTFCKRGQQDSVSLGMELDERYHGVTLPGKFKMGVSGCANKCMDTEFRDIGLMGTAKGFSIYVGGHGGRKARLGDLLVHNQTPEESLAIIDNIVNYFKKHGNKRERLGVFIDRIGFDEFKSNVLLA
- a CDS encoding NCS2 family permease, with amino-acid sequence MTKLLNSVFALEKHNTDVKTEVVAGITTFMTMAYIIFVNPGIVAETGMPFEAVMIATAISAAFSTLCMAFLANYPFALAPGMGLNAYFTYTVVLGMGLSWQEALGAVFISGIIFLALTLTKVRQTIINSMPQTLKSAVSAGIGLFIAFIGMQNAGVVVNSGATLVTLGNLTNPSAILAIVGIIITGLLMAKDIKGSILLGIIIITVLGIPLGITELPTGIVKVPSFADWAPVVFKADITGALNQGILTIVFAFLFVDLFDTAGTLIGVSHQAGFLDKDGNLPKADKALLADSIGTIGGSMMGTPTVTTYVESASGVAQGGRTGLTGVIVALCFILSIFFTPIIKIVPAAATAPALIIVGSIMLENVTEIDWENIAEALPGFVTIIAMPFTYSIATGISLGFILYPIMKFFHGEGDEVHWIIYLLGALFILKYMYL